One genomic window of Sphingobacterium oryzagri includes the following:
- a CDS encoding lysylphosphatidylglycerol synthase domain-containing protein, with the protein MTKQQKKYLNLVIKLAIVGLASWFIFSKVNNQKSLREFQHLLAGVPELQVRLTIAVVVLMMLMNWAIEVIKWKFLSRRIEKISWWKAIKSVFCGLTWAIFTPNRIGEYGGRVLLLKAENRASGAVAMGVGLFAQLVLTSVFGALSIAWFVSTYLPTPSAVKFGVSLIGSIYAIAFLVLYFNVHWIDAIVGRFRFLAKIKPFFSVLEDFTLRELWYVLLLSLARFVIFTSQYILLMLVFLPNMPFLAMVLMIFILFFIQSAVPSLDIFDFSVRSFVASNLYSYITTQEIAVMAIVSCIWFVNLILPAIVGSVFVLNVNYVNSNKS; encoded by the coding sequence TTGACAAAACAACAAAAGAAATATCTGAATCTTGTCATTAAGCTTGCTATTGTAGGCTTAGCCTCGTGGTTTATTTTTTCGAAGGTAAATAACCAAAAAAGTCTTCGCGAGTTTCAGCATTTGTTAGCTGGTGTTCCCGAGCTGCAGGTTCGTCTTACTATTGCGGTTGTTGTGCTCATGATGCTCATGAATTGGGCGATCGAGGTGATCAAATGGAAATTTTTGAGCCGACGGATCGAAAAAATCAGCTGGTGGAAAGCTATCAAATCTGTTTTTTGCGGGCTTACGTGGGCCATCTTCACCCCAAACAGGATTGGCGAGTATGGCGGCCGCGTTTTACTGCTGAAAGCTGAAAATCGTGCGTCAGGAGCAGTAGCAATGGGCGTAGGGCTGTTTGCGCAATTGGTCTTGACAAGCGTGTTTGGCGCGCTAAGTATTGCTTGGTTTGTATCGACCTATTTGCCAACGCCCAGTGCGGTCAAATTTGGTGTTTCGCTGATCGGATCCATTTACGCCATTGCATTTCTTGTGCTTTACTTTAATGTGCATTGGATCGATGCGATCGTTGGGCGCTTTCGTTTTCTAGCGAAAATAAAGCCTTTTTTTTCGGTGCTCGAGGATTTTACGCTGCGCGAACTTTGGTATGTGTTGTTGTTATCCTTAGCGCGATTTGTGATTTTCACCTCCCAGTACATCCTGCTCATGCTTGTTTTCTTGCCCAATATGCCTTTTTTGGCCATGGTGCTCATGATTTTTATCTTATTTTTTATCCAATCGGCGGTGCCGTCACTTGATATATTTGATTTTAGCGTGCGTAGTTTCGTCGCAAGTAACTTGTATAGTTACATTACAACACAGGAGATTGCCGTGATGGCTATCGTATCCTGCATTTGGTTTGTCAATTTAATACTGCCGGCTATCGTGGGCTCGGTTTTCGTACTTAATGTTAATTATGTCAATAGCAACAAGTCTTGA
- a CDS encoding glycosyltransferase, producing the protein MSIATSLDIFLIVTTVVYTFLVLYMRWGWDRLPSVGAAQRDIRSKVSVLIAARNEEQNIGRTLDAILAQDFPKDKREIIVVDDHSTDGTAALVTTYAARGVKLIQLNEGDKLNSYKKLAISRAIAEATGDIIVTTDADCRMGTRWLSTVIGHFEQSGAVMLSSPVVYSEEVSYFERLQTLEFLYLIGLGAAGIGNHHPTTCNGANLAYRRDVFYEMGGFQGIDNVASGDDELFLHKVAEKHAEKIGFCKSREAIVYTDAKPTLRSFISQRKRWASKSTKYRDKRVVALGVSIWLFNLAFLAAAVHFVIDLPHVHVLFLGSFALKVLAELIFIAPLCGFARRSKLLWNLPLLSLVHAVYLVYIGVAGNIGKYDWKGRKVN; encoded by the coding sequence ATGTCAATAGCAACAAGTCTTGATATTTTTCTAATTGTTACGACCGTGGTGTACACCTTTTTGGTGTTATACATGCGGTGGGGATGGGATCGGCTCCCGAGTGTTGGAGCTGCGCAGAGGGATATTCGCTCCAAGGTTTCTGTGTTGATTGCGGCAAGGAATGAAGAGCAGAATATCGGACGTACGTTAGATGCTATCTTGGCGCAGGATTTTCCGAAAGATAAGCGCGAAATTATCGTAGTCGACGACCATTCTACCGACGGAACGGCGGCGCTGGTAACTACTTATGCCGCACGTGGTGTCAAACTTATTCAGCTGAATGAGGGCGATAAGTTAAATTCGTACAAAAAATTAGCAATAAGTAGGGCAATAGCCGAAGCTACCGGCGATATTATCGTGACCACCGACGCAGATTGCAGGATGGGCACCCGATGGCTTTCTACTGTTATCGGGCATTTTGAACAGTCTGGCGCTGTGATGTTATCGTCGCCAGTGGTTTATTCGGAAGAAGTAAGTTATTTCGAACGGTTGCAAACCCTGGAGTTTCTCTACCTGATTGGTTTGGGCGCGGCTGGCATAGGCAATCATCATCCAACAACGTGCAATGGTGCAAATTTGGCTTATCGTCGTGATGTATTTTACGAAATGGGCGGTTTTCAGGGCATTGATAATGTCGCTTCCGGTGATGATGAATTATTTTTGCATAAGGTTGCCGAAAAACATGCCGAGAAGATCGGTTTTTGTAAGTCGCGCGAAGCAATAGTCTATACCGATGCGAAGCCTACACTTCGATCGTTTATCAGTCAGCGGAAACGCTGGGCATCAAAAAGTACAAAATACCGGGATAAGCGTGTCGTAGCTTTGGGCGTTAGCATTTGGTTGTTTAACCTGGCCTTTCTTGCTGCCGCTGTACATTTTGTTATCGATTTGCCGCATGTACATGTCCTATTTTTAGGAAGCTTTGCCCTGAAGGTACTTGCTGAGCTTATATTTATAGCACCACTGTGTGGTTTTGCCCGCCGCAGCAAACTGCTTTGGAATTTGCCGCTGCTCTCACTCGTGCATGCTGTCTACCTCGTTTATATAGGTGTGGCAGGTAATATTGGTAAATACGATTGGAAAGGTAGAAAGGTAAACTGA
- a CDS encoding lysophospholipid acyltransferase family protein: MRKLIGFVLTPLFYLSFSVSLLLFHPIQWLCLKLGGYKAHKRSVDLLNGLLVACNYTLFNRTRFIDNKNIPVGRPIIFVANHQSTFDIPPLIYFLRRFHGKFISKIELAEAGIPSISFNLLHGGAANIDRKDPKQSISEILKLAANMKTNNWSTFIFPEGTRTKNGQMKTFSIGGIATILKKVPDALVVPIAIKGSYLMVSYGMFPLRPFTSMSWEVLDPIDTTGLNAEELVKKAEEIIKQKVEG; this comes from the coding sequence ATGAGAAAATTAATCGGCTTTGTCCTCACACCGCTGTTTTACCTAAGTTTTTCGGTATCGTTGCTACTGTTTCACCCCATACAATGGTTATGTCTTAAACTGGGCGGTTACAAAGCGCATAAGCGTAGTGTCGATCTTTTGAACGGACTTTTGGTGGCCTGCAACTATACATTATTCAACCGAACTCGTTTCATCGACAATAAAAATATTCCTGTGGGCAGGCCTATTATTTTTGTGGCCAATCACCAAAGCACCTTCGACATTCCACCGTTAATCTATTTTTTAAGACGGTTTCATGGAAAATTTATTTCTAAAATAGAATTGGCAGAAGCTGGTATTCCCAGTATTTCGTTTAATCTGCTGCACGGCGGCGCGGCGAATATTGATCGGAAAGACCCTAAACAGTCGATTTCCGAAATATTAAAGCTTGCGGCAAACATGAAAACCAACAATTGGTCTACTTTTATCTTCCCGGAGGGTACACGTACAAAAAACGGCCAGATGAAAACTTTCTCTATCGGAGGTATCGCCACTATACTTAAAAAAGTACCCGACGCGCTGGTTGTACCGATAGCGATCAAAGGTTCTTACCTTATGGTCTCTTATGGTATGTTTCCGTTGCGTCCTTTCACATCCATGAGTTGGGAAGTGCTTGATCCGATAGACACTACAGGGCTTAACGCTGAAGAACTTGTAAAAAAAGCAGAAGAAATTATCAAGCAAAAGGTAGAAGGATAA
- a CDS encoding alpha/beta hydrolase family protein — MRHSLLLLLLLLQSCLGFGQKMAGSWKGELSIQGAQLPIIFQLEKNSAGVWSGNMASPMQSAEKLAFDKVVVSHDSLYVAVAKIKFSFRGVLTQGKLKGLIKQHNLEAALLLHPYEAKPQRRPQLPKPPYSYDTLDVSFNNDFDAVRLQGTLTYPRAAGRYPAVVLVTGSGPQDRDETIEGHKPFKVLADFLSKRGIVVLRYDERGVGKSTGNYTQSNIGDFSKDAIAAISFLREQKQVDPKRVGIIGHSEGGLIAELMAGQGSVELDFIALLAAPTIPIDSLMLLQAYELGRVQGMSTAELAQAKKINKRNFAVVKGDTHEKLAYKQILANVSDVFPNPSASQQAEFRMMLLPSYRYFMRIDPVPFIKKIHIPVFAAFGTKDVQVPFAVNLESLTDHLPKSADHVLKAYEGLNHLFQQADSGSPQEYAAIEETFNEQVMQDLADWINKR, encoded by the coding sequence ATGAGACACAGTTTACTTTTATTATTACTGCTATTGCAGTCCTGTTTAGGCTTTGGCCAGAAAATGGCAGGTAGTTGGAAGGGGGAGCTCAGTATCCAGGGAGCACAATTGCCCATTATCTTTCAATTAGAAAAAAATTCAGCCGGCGTTTGGTCGGGCAACATGGCTAGCCCCATGCAGTCTGCCGAGAAGTTGGCTTTTGATAAGGTGGTTGTTTCGCATGATTCACTTTACGTGGCTGTTGCAAAAATCAAGTTTTCCTTTCGAGGTGTGCTGACGCAAGGCAAGCTGAAGGGCCTGATTAAACAGCATAATTTGGAAGCAGCCTTGTTGCTGCATCCTTACGAGGCTAAGCCGCAACGTCGACCGCAGCTGCCTAAACCTCCTTACAGCTATGATACATTAGATGTTTCGTTTAACAATGATTTTGATGCTGTACGTCTTCAGGGAACATTGACCTACCCGCGTGCGGCAGGTCGATATCCGGCGGTGGTGTTGGTAACGGGCAGCGGTCCGCAAGATCGCGATGAAACGATCGAAGGGCACAAGCCATTCAAGGTGCTGGCTGATTTTCTCAGCAAACGCGGCATCGTGGTGCTTCGCTATGACGAGCGTGGCGTTGGCAAATCGACCGGAAATTATACACAAAGTAACATTGGTGATTTCAGTAAAGACGCCATTGCCGCGATCAGCTTTTTGCGCGAACAAAAGCAGGTCGATCCGAAGCGTGTCGGCATAATCGGGCACAGCGAAGGCGGACTGATTGCCGAATTGATGGCCGGACAGGGGTCGGTGGAACTGGATTTTATTGCACTATTGGCTGCGCCAACCATTCCCATCGATTCACTGATGCTGCTGCAAGCTTATGAGTTAGGACGCGTGCAAGGTATGTCTACGGCAGAACTCGCGCAAGCTAAGAAGATAAATAAGCGAAATTTTGCGGTAGTGAAAGGAGATACGCATGAAAAGCTGGCTTACAAACAGATTCTGGCCAATGTTTCGGATGTTTTTCCAAATCCTTCCGCTAGTCAGCAAGCCGAGTTTCGAATGATGTTACTGCCGTCATACCGTTATTTCATGCGTATTGATCCTGTTCCTTTCATCAAGAAAATACATATTCCGGTTTTTGCGGCCTTCGGCACGAAGGATGTGCAGGTGCCTTTTGCGGTAAATCTGGAGAGCTTGACCGATCACCTTCCAAAATCAGCCGACCACGTGTTGAAAGCATACGAAGGTTTAAACCATCTCTTTCAGCAAGCAGATTCCGGGTCGCCACAAGAATATGCTGCTATCGAAGAGACCTTCAACGAGCAGGTGATGCAAGATTTAGCTGATTGGATCAACAAGCGTTGA
- a CDS encoding SDR family NAD(P)-dependent oxidoreductase yields the protein MANIIITGASSGIGFEAVLDLTANKANNVIALARSADKLRKLHEIASSLNPDGGNLYPAQFDIVYDDYPTSLIPFIQSKFNKVDILINNAGVLINKPFLETSIQEFGEVIQTNLLGHVNMIKHIAPIMNVGGHILNISSMGGFQGSTKFSGLSAYSASKGALSILTECLAEEFQPRGIKVNCLALGSSQTEMFEEAFPGLDAATLAFEMGRYVADFAQNGHQFYNGKILPVASMTP from the coding sequence ATGGCAAACATTATTATTACCGGAGCGAGCAGCGGAATTGGCTTTGAAGCCGTACTTGATCTGACAGCAAACAAAGCCAACAATGTGATCGCCCTTGCTCGCTCGGCCGATAAATTGCGTAAGTTACATGAAATCGCGAGTTCGTTAAATCCGGATGGTGGTAACCTTTATCCAGCACAATTTGACATTGTCTATGATGATTATCCCACGTCCTTGATTCCATTCATTCAATCTAAATTTAACAAGGTAGATATTCTTATAAACAATGCGGGCGTATTGATCAATAAGCCTTTTTTGGAAACCTCGATTCAAGAATTTGGCGAGGTGATACAAACGAACCTGCTTGGGCATGTGAACATGATTAAGCATATCGCGCCGATTATGAACGTTGGCGGGCACATTCTCAATATCAGTAGCATGGGCGGCTTTCAAGGCTCTACAAAGTTTTCGGGCCTGTCGGCTTACTCTGCAAGCAAAGGTGCATTGAGCATCTTGACCGAATGTTTAGCCGAAGAGTTTCAGCCACGCGGAATAAAAGTAAATTGCTTAGCACTTGGATCTTCGCAAACCGAGATGTTTGAAGAAGCATTTCCCGGTCTTGACGCCGCCACTTTAGCTTTTGAAATGGGACGCTATGTGGCCGATTTTGCACAAAACGGACATCAGTTCTACAATGGAAAAATATTGCCAGTAGCCTCTATGACACCGTAA